From Desulfurellaceae bacterium, a single genomic window includes:
- a CDS encoding ATP-grasp domain-containing protein, with the protein LLAYIDQCRDYIRRHHIDAIFYSRDEADLVAAALCEEFGFPGPSVESVFLCLHKYYGRRAEPEPIRCQAIDLHDPAPSVTTYPCYLKPPWLNLGILGFKLESAADLDRALRIARRDYPAWSPLYTPFFRRYVDLNKYPLAVQDMMLVEEFVDGPQVTVEGWVYDGQPHLWAITDTNTYPGTRVIDNFSLPSRHPAPIQAELERQAYAAIGSVGLDNGFFNIEFWCHEDGVTLTEVNGRAATCFYQLYRQCLDACIYEAGLSLASGRAPSLSPAGRPVVGGQFNLISFAEDAAENLLDHEQARAVPGITIYFEPGSQVRQMSEFGIVLAQVDLFGDSYEEIHAQAEALRRRLLKRPELSPWES; encoded by the coding sequence CTGCTGGCCTATATCGACCAGTGCCGGGACTATATCCGCCGCCATCATATTGACGCTATTTTTTACTCGCGGGACGAGGCCGATCTGGTCGCCGCCGCCCTGTGTGAGGAGTTCGGCTTTCCCGGCCCGAGCGTGGAGTCGGTCTTTTTGTGCCTGCACAAATACTACGGGCGCCGCGCCGAACCCGAGCCGATCCGCTGCCAGGCCATCGACCTGCACGACCCCGCCCCCTCGGTTACAACCTACCCGTGCTACCTAAAGCCGCCGTGGCTGAACCTCGGCATTCTGGGTTTTAAGCTTGAGTCTGCGGCCGACCTCGACCGGGCGCTGCGCATTGCGCGCCGCGACTACCCGGCCTGGTCGCCGCTCTACACGCCGTTTTTCCGGCGCTATGTTGATCTCAATAAATATCCCCTGGCCGTCCAGGACATGATGCTGGTCGAAGAGTTCGTGGACGGTCCCCAGGTAACGGTCGAGGGTTGGGTGTATGACGGCCAGCCCCACCTGTGGGCGATCACCGACACCAACACCTATCCCGGCACGCGGGTGATCGACAATTTCTCCCTGCCCTCGCGGCACCCCGCCCCTATCCAGGCCGAGCTTGAGCGGCAGGCGTATGCCGCGATTGGCAGCGTGGGTCTGGACAACGGGTTTTTTAACATCGAGTTCTGGTGTCATGAGGACGGGGTGACCCTGACCGAGGTCAACGGCCGAGCCGCCACCTGCTTTTACCAGCTGTATCGCCAGTGCCTGGACGCCTGCATTTACGAGGCCGGTCTGAGCCTGGCCAGCGGTCGGGCGCCCAGCCTGAGCCCGGCCGGTCGGCCTGTCGTCGGCGGCCAGTTCAACCTGATTAGCTTTGCCGAGGACGCGGCCGAAAATCTGCTCGACCACGAGCAGGCCCGGGCGGTTCCCGGCATCACGATCTATTTTGAGCCGGGCAGCCAGGTGAGACAGATGAGCGAGTTTGGTATTGTCCTGGCTCAGGTCGATCTGTTCGGCGACAGCTATGAGGAGATTCACGCCCAGGCCGAAGCCCTGCGGCGGCGCCTGCTCAAACGGCCCGAGCTGTCGCCGTGGGAAAGCTGA
- the egtC gene encoding ergothioneine biosynthesis protein EgtC produces MTYLGPELRLERVVSEPEHSLVVQSYQPQEMTSGVVNADGFGIGWYNPQLEPTPCVYTNTCPIWSDHNLPGLGHHIAAGCIFANVRSATPGQTVAHTNCQPFAYQRLLFMHNGFIENFRHSLMRPIRDALRDEYYTAIQGSTDSEHVFALLLQFLHGREPTQSSVLSAMGAAIEQLVHWAAPTRTGLVLNLALTNGEFVVASRFASRSPAPSLYCAFDTAEFPRAGLLASERLFASRAWRMVEENRIIAFDARLQPECVALRPREVVSCASA; encoded by the coding sequence ATGACCTACCTCGGACCCGAGCTGCGGCTCGAACGCGTTGTGAGTGAGCCAGAGCACTCGCTGGTGGTGCAGAGCTACCAGCCGCAGGAGATGACGTCCGGGGTGGTCAATGCCGACGGCTTCGGCATCGGCTGGTACAACCCGCAGCTTGAGCCCACGCCGTGCGTGTATACCAATACCTGCCCCATCTGGAGCGACCATAATTTGCCCGGCCTGGGCCACCATATTGCCGCCGGGTGCATTTTTGCCAACGTGCGCAGCGCCACCCCGGGCCAAACGGTGGCGCACACCAACTGCCAGCCGTTTGCCTACCAGCGCCTGCTGTTCATGCATAACGGCTTTATCGAGAACTTCCGCCACAGCCTGATGCGACCGATTCGGGACGCCCTGCGGGACGAGTACTACACCGCCATCCAGGGCTCGACCGACTCCGAGCATGTCTTTGCCCTGCTGCTCCAGTTCTTGCACGGCCGCGAGCCGACCCAATCCAGTGTGCTGAGCGCGATGGGCGCCGCGATTGAACAACTCGTCCATTGGGCCGCGCCGACCCGGACCGGGCTGGTTCTCAATCTGGCGCTGACCAATGGGGAGTTTGTCGTGGCCAGCCGTTTTGCCTCACGCTCCCCGGCGCCGTCTCTGTACTGCGCGTTTGATACCGCCGAGTTCCCTCGGGCCGGCCTGCTGGCCTCGGAGCGTCTGTTTGCGAGCCGGGCGTGGCGGATGGTGGAGGAAAACCGGATAATCGCTTTCGATGCCCGGCTCCAGCCGGAGTGTGTCGCGCTTCGACCGAGAGAGGTGGTGTCCTGTGCCTCAGCCTAG